The region TCGGACTGAACGAGGGCGCTCGGGCAGAAGCGTGGACATTGCTGTAGAGTGAGTCTCGAGGACGGCGTTCGATTGAAAAGAGAGTTGGGGTAGCACAGAGAGGCCGCGAGGGGTGGCAGATAACAGGCCAGCGCAAGACAGGGGTATATTAATGCGATCGGGCAGCCAGCATGACTTGGCTGGCGGTAGGCGGGGCTGAGCGGTTGAAAGAGCGCAAAACGAGAGAATTGAGACCCAGACGGAACAGacgaaggaaaagaagtcGATAGGGACGagtggaggagagagggaaTCGAGTCTGGACGCTGCGGCGCAGGGAAGGAAATTGAAGGCTCACCAACAAAAATAGCCCAGTACCTTTGGCCTGTAATTTTCGTAATCCGGGGTCAGGCCCGGCGGAGCTCCGTATTTTACCGGAGATTGGCCAATAAAACCACGCCAGATTCGGATTTAGTCAGAATTTGCGGCGTACGCGTATCTGGCTCGAGATCCGATCTTCcattgttgctgttcttctcctcaTGGGCTGATATTCTGGAACCTTGCTCTGTTTACTAACTGCTTCGGTTATAGTGCCAGCTGGCTGCAGTGGTTCTGGAATGAACCCGTGAAGTCGCCATCACCGCAGCCTCGAAATAGTCCGAGCGGAAGATTCAGCCAGCCAAGGGCGCATTCACAATCTAtgaacatcgccatcggctAGTATGCCACTGTGAAGAGACGAGAGCATCGGCTTTCTCCTTTGGGCGCCCACCATCGGGGCCATCTGAAAAGGGTAATTCCCGGAGTCCGAGGGTGCACTGGATTCTctccacaaccccagatgatggagagcTTGGCGACTACCGTTCATAGTCTGTTGAGTACTGGACCACGATCTCTTCATCAGGATCCCCGATCCAACTTTCCAACTAGCAGCGAAAATGCAGCGACCCAGAAAACAAGATTCGGCCATCGCGATTCACGACAAGCTAATGCACTGTTGATCGCCGTGGCGCTAGTCGGAACCTCGACGTTGTGGCTGAAACGGCTCTATACAACTCAAGTATACCTGCCCAGGTTGCTCTACTTCATTGAGTATATTGTTTCCCTACCATAAGGTAGATTCTTTTCGCTGTCCAATCAGTCAAGCTTATCTAGCATCATAATGCTCTACCAACCCGGACCCATCTTCCATCGCACATCAGCGGGTGCAGAATAGCGCAACAATAAGCCAATGGCAACAACGCGAATGGCCCGTAGCCCCAATATCAATGGTCAAATTAGTCTCCATTAAGATATAGCAGAcgcagcagcggcagacGGCATAGCCATCGCCAGGCACGAGGCAAGAGGCGGCCATGCGTGAGGTCCCGTCCGGTCGTGTATCATGCCTTCCTATTAGGGAATGCCCATACTCTACTACCTACTAAACTGCAAAAGGCAAGTGCGATCGATATGACACCGAGCTCCTTCCTAATCGACACTGCCTTACCGGCTCTATGGAAGGAAGGAACGCTGTATCGCACCTTCCTAATATTGCCAGTAGCACACGGCCTGCCCGAGGCAGGTGCGATGGACTCACATACTCTACTTGGCATCTACATAAACAGTCGCGCCTTCCCGACTTCAACCTACAAGGATAGTACAACAGACAGCAATCGATAACCGCGCATAAAGTCATTCACATTGCCAGGTACCTAGATATACTTAAAGAGCGGCTATCTGCACCCTTCCATGCAGAATCCCCTTTTAACCTCCAGCTAACGTTAACCTCGGGAACGGTCTacatccaacccaacccatcaCCACATAGTCGGCACACAGGGCGAGTGGGACTCTGTTTAAACGCAGCAGCGCTGGTTTTTGTAGCAAGGAGCAGGGTCGTCATAGAAGACAGGGCGGAAGCCACCAGGGCAGGGCTGGTTTATGGCAACGCAGCGAACGCCCTTGGAGCTTCCCTGGGCTCCGCACGAAACACCGAGGGCGCCTAGGGGGCAGGTTAATACTGAAGTTATATTTTCT is a window of Aspergillus puulaauensis MK2 DNA, chromosome 4, nearly complete sequence DNA encoding:
- a CDS encoding uncharacterized protein (SECRETED:SignalP(1-20)) → MKFTVAIASVLSFCATGALGVSCGAQGSSKGVRCVAINQPCPGGFRPVFYDDPAPCYKNQRCCV